In Topomyia yanbarensis strain Yona2022 chromosome 2, ASM3024719v1, whole genome shotgun sequence, one DNA window encodes the following:
- the LOC131683413 gene encoding breast cancer metastasis-suppressor 1-like protein: MPPVKNEGESDADGDMSGGESDHSASSRAPDHDSSAEEADEPDSDDSSEMSEGECERRRSDCLENLTNLEKQFVVLKEQLYKEKMNQIDQQLQEVRGGRSQEYLAPLQRLADNMNSRKEVAEILKNFRMENIRHKFESELQAARQHFESEKQLAMDAIYEELMEKIRRLEEDRHNVDISWADWGTSTRTSKVRGPGRKKAVTVSGPYIVYMLREEDILEDWTSIRKALKRSTAAAT, from the exons ATGCCTCCGGTGAAAAATGAAGGTGAAAGTGACGCGGATGGTGATATGTCTGGAGGAGAGTCTGATCACTCCGCATCCAGTCGTGCTCCGGACCATGATTCTAGTGCGGAGGAAGCGGATGAACCGGACTCCGATGATTCTTCCGAGATGAGCGAAGGTGAATGCGAAAGGCGAAGATCCGATTGTTTGGAAAATCTCA CCAATCTAGAGAAGCAATTTGTGGTCTTGAAGGAGCAAttatacaaagaaaaaatgaatcaaatagacCAGCAGCTGCAAGAGGTTCGCGGTGGTCGCTCACAGGAGTACCTCGCACCACTGCAACGACTAGCCGACAATATGAACAGCCGAAAAGAAGTAGCCGAAATTCTTAAAAATTTTCGAATGGAAAATATCCGGCATAAGTTCGAGTCGGAACTGCAGGCAGCTCGTCAGCATTTTGAG AGTGAAAAACAGCTTGCCATGGACGCAATATACGAGGAACTAATGGAGAAAATTCGAAGGCTCGAGGAGGACCGGCATAACGTGGATATATCGTGGGCTGATTGGGGTACGAGTACTAGAACCTCAAAGGTTCGAGGTCCAGGTCGAAAGAAGGCAGTCACTGTTTCCGGTCCGTATATTGTCTACATGCTGCGGGAAGAGGATATTCTCGAAGATTGGACGTCAATAAGAAAGGCACTGAAAAGATCGACTGCTGCTGCCACTTGA